From one Basilea psittacipulmonis DSM 24701 genomic stretch:
- a CDS encoding RluA family pseudouridine synthase, with product MKTISQELINIDDNEHEFRLSIDEVPDRLDKVLARLLPQFSRARLQKWIEMQAVLVNGKEAKVKQIVGPDDVIWVQEQMSEEEMAFEPDENVVFEVIEANDDFIVVNKPVGLVTHPGAGNWRGTLLNGLLYQFPELSGIPRAGIVHRLDKDTSGLLVVARTLTAQTDLVRQLQARTVGRTYLALVHGVTNSEGEVSLPIGRDPRNPVKMSSQHPIAPKEAWTYYKTVGHGICEDMAVSKIECQLKTGRTHQIRVHMSSLGHSLLGDTLYAGRCIAQANRQMLHAYQLRFLHPVNGQICSFEADIPNDMQTVIDNIKWQ from the coding sequence TTGAAAACAATATCTCAAGAATTAATAAATATAGACGATAATGAGCATGAGTTCCGCTTGTCTATTGATGAGGTGCCTGATCGATTAGATAAGGTGCTTGCACGTTTATTACCTCAATTTTCGCGTGCAAGATTGCAGAAATGGATTGAAATGCAAGCGGTTCTGGTCAATGGAAAAGAAGCAAAAGTAAAACAAATCGTTGGTCCAGATGATGTGATTTGGGTTCAAGAGCAAATGAGTGAAGAAGAAATGGCATTTGAACCTGATGAAAACGTGGTGTTTGAGGTGATTGAGGCTAATGATGATTTTATTGTGGTGAATAAGCCAGTAGGGTTGGTGACGCATCCAGGTGCAGGTAATTGGCGTGGAACATTGTTAAATGGATTGTTATATCAGTTTCCTGAGTTAAGCGGTATTCCTAGGGCAGGCATTGTTCACCGTTTGGACAAGGATACATCGGGTTTGCTGGTGGTGGCACGCACATTAACGGCCCAAACAGATTTGGTAAGACAATTGCAAGCTCGAACAGTGGGGCGTACATATTTGGCGTTGGTGCATGGTGTGACCAATTCAGAGGGAGAGGTCAGTTTGCCGATTGGACGCGATCCTAGAAACCCCGTAAAAATGAGTAGTCAACATCCTATCGCTCCTAAAGAAGCATGGACATACTATAAGACGGTGGGGCATGGTATTTGCGAAGATATGGCTGTATCAAAAATAGAATGTCAACTTAAAACAGGTAGAACGCATCAAATCCGCGTACATATGTCTAGTCTAGGACATAGTTTGTTAGGCGATACGTTATATGCAGGACGTTGTATCGCTCAAGCTAATAGACAAATGTTACACGCTTATCAATTACGTTTTTTACATCCAGTAAATGGACAAATATGTTCGTTTGAGGCGGATATTCCCAACGATATGCAAACTGTGATAGATAATATTAAGTGGCAGTAA
- the pgeF gene encoding peptidoglycan editing factor PgeF, with protein MSDINRVWANWTIKQASCFTTKRYGPQECVQEPATENDFAGFNMGWHSGDQIERISSHYQKLEAELGVPICLVKQVHGHHVFDVDKEKGQFTYDWATRPEADAMVTTRKDVALGILTADCLPIALASQDCIGMVHAGWRGLAAGVLENTLDLMKQKSADTLIDAWVGPAISQSCFEVGEDVYDAFVKENREYHLYFKKHPDVKDKFYADLVGIAKHKILTHVSSRVFLSDLCTYQDPQFYSWRRGHPCGRELTVIRLVS; from the coding sequence ATGAGCGACATTAATCGAGTGTGGGCAAATTGGACGATAAAACAGGCGAGTTGTTTTACCACCAAAAGATATGGGCCTCAAGAATGCGTGCAGGAACCCGCCACAGAAAATGATTTTGCAGGGTTTAATATGGGCTGGCATTCAGGTGACCAGATAGAAAGAATTAGCAGCCATTACCAAAAACTCGAAGCAGAATTAGGTGTGCCAATATGTTTGGTCAAACAGGTGCATGGGCATCATGTCTTTGATGTGGATAAGGAAAAAGGTCAGTTTACGTATGATTGGGCAACAAGGCCAGAAGCCGATGCCATGGTGACAACACGAAAAGACGTGGCATTGGGTATTTTGACAGCGGACTGTTTACCCATTGCATTGGCCAGCCAAGATTGTATCGGTATGGTGCATGCGGGCTGGCGTGGACTAGCGGCGGGAGTGCTGGAAAATACATTGGATTTGATGAAGCAAAAAAGTGCTGATACCTTAATTGATGCTTGGGTGGGGCCCGCTATTTCTCAATCTTGTTTTGAAGTGGGTGAGGATGTTTACGATGCGTTTGTAAAAGAAAACCGCGAATATCACTTATATTTTAAAAAACATCCAGATGTGAAAGACAAGTTTTATGCTGATTTGGTAGGAATAGCGAAACATAAAATATTGACACATGTATCAAGTCGCGTTTTTTTAAGTGATCTGTGTACCTATCAAGATCCTCAATTTTACTCATGGAGACGAGGTCATCCGTGCGGACGTGAATTAACCGTCATTCGATTGGTGTCGTAG